TCTCAAAAAGGAGTTATCTGCCTGGCAAAAACAACGCAATCAAAGTCTATCAACAATTCAATGGAAATTCACAAAGCAAGATGCTGACCAAAAACTACAGAGACACTATACATGAAATTATTTATTGGAAATTATACTAGAATAGAATTATAGTGATCGTTTCCCGTAAGGTATTTTTGCGCCGTCAAATACGGAACAATGGCAAGATCATCAAGATTAAAAATCATCACCTGTCCCTTTTTGGGAAGTATACCGATGACTC
This Candidatus Peregrinibacteria bacterium DNA region includes the following protein-coding sequences:
- a CDS encoding ABC transporter permease; the protein is MVIIGSKVKEDLFGFSDALGKKIKVKNKTFRVIGILPKKGQVMIFNLDDLAIVPYLTAQKYLTGNDHYNSILV